A window of Cellulomonas fimi contains these coding sequences:
- a CDS encoding MerR family transcriptional regulator, with protein MSGSSVVDAMYTIGEFAGIGRVSVRMLRHYDAIGLLRPVHVDDRTGYRRYAPAQVPHLLRLVELRDLGVGLDRIATVLAADDEPAAFARVLRDRLGEIESAIAADAARADRIRRTLSRLEGEAAMTVAVDYRTLPSLTVYALAAQAPGMGPEHVSPVVGPLIERLDQALEAAGRPILEPSTFWYEPHDDDTLGVTVSYPAGPDPQPGDGYDVVTLPDVPLAATTLHRGDMTGIGETWMALFEQLTADGYRVTGPTREVYVEAEGHEPGPDWVTELQAPVERVA; from the coding sequence GTGTCAGGCTCCAGCGTGGTCGACGCCATGTACACCATCGGAGAGTTCGCCGGCATCGGTCGCGTCAGCGTGCGCATGCTGCGCCACTACGACGCGATCGGCCTGCTGCGGCCGGTCCACGTCGACGACCGCACCGGCTACCGCCGCTACGCACCCGCACAGGTCCCGCACCTGCTGCGCCTCGTCGAGCTCCGCGACCTCGGCGTCGGCCTGGACCGCATCGCGACGGTCCTCGCCGCCGACGACGAGCCGGCGGCATTCGCGCGGGTGCTGCGGGACCGGTTGGGCGAGATCGAGTCGGCCATCGCCGCCGACGCGGCTCGCGCCGACCGGATCCGGCGCACGCTCTCCCGACTCGAAGGAGAAGCCGCGATGACCGTCGCAGTCGACTACCGCACCCTCCCGTCCCTCACCGTCTACGCCCTCGCCGCCCAGGCGCCCGGCATGGGCCCCGAGCACGTGAGCCCCGTCGTCGGGCCGCTCATCGAACGCCTCGACCAGGCCCTCGAGGCCGCCGGCCGGCCGATCCTCGAACCGTCGACCTTCTGGTACGAGCCCCACGACGACGACACGCTCGGCGTCACCGTCTCCTACCCGGCCGGTCCCGACCCGCAGCCCGGCGACGGCTACGACGTCGTCACGCTCCCCGATGTCCCGCTCGCCGCCACGACGCTGCACCGCGGCGACATGACCGGGATCGGCGAGACGTGGATGGCGCTGTTCGAGCAGCTCACCGCCGACGGCTACCGCGTCACCGGCCCGACGCGCGAGGTGTACGTCGAGGCCGAGGGCCACGAGCCCGGACCCGACTGGGTCACCGAGCTCCAGGCCCCCGTCGAGCGCGTGGCCTGA
- a CDS encoding phosphoribosyltransferase family protein, translating to MDDLRSRLITGFTWRSDPPVWPATRTYYADYSAWWRDSAVLAQIGPALAGLFRDMQPTVVLGTESHGFLLGPLVALHLGVGFAAVRKEPERGSHDEVWLVRRTPPDYRDRHLDLAVRRSVLRSGDRVLFVDEWAATGGQALACRQLVEDAGARWTGAAVVVDALESSADRRALGLRGLLHVRDLNRR from the coding sequence GTGGACGACCTGCGCTCCCGCCTGATCACGGGCTTCACCTGGCGGTCGGACCCGCCCGTCTGGCCGGCGACGCGCACCTACTACGCCGACTACAGCGCGTGGTGGCGCGACTCCGCGGTCCTCGCACAGATCGGGCCAGCACTCGCCGGGCTCTTCCGCGACATGCAGCCGACGGTCGTCCTCGGCACGGAGTCGCACGGCTTCCTGCTCGGACCTCTGGTGGCGCTGCACCTCGGAGTCGGCTTCGCCGCGGTACGCAAGGAGCCCGAACGCGGGTCCCACGACGAGGTCTGGCTCGTGCGGAGGACACCGCCCGACTACCGCGACCGACACCTCGACCTCGCCGTCCGTCGGTCCGTCCTGCGCTCCGGGGACCGTGTGCTCTTCGTGGACGAGTGGGCGGCGACGGGCGGGCAGGCGCTCGCCTGCCGACAGCTCGTCGAGGACGCCGGCGCACGGTGGACCGGAGCCGCCGTCGTCGTCGACGCGCTGGAGAGCTCGGCCGACCGGCGTGCGCTCGGCCTCCGCGGGTTGCTCCACGTGCGCGACCTCAACCGGCGCTGA
- a CDS encoding DUF3885 domain-containing protein, which translates to MSPEPDLDDARWQIRETVDGVAGATRLEIRLGEAHRRYPSSDAEDEPVAVIDDPTTIAEVLGVIASADPSLRVVAHSLGGLSLDFFADDDDFLGSVQMLSPRWVRSWWSYDALLSSTVLDSVVASLESPPWDPRADAAIDAALSGAVLAPASQASWLAGAWDSRWPGQEPISYRLRSDARWVRFHSLPQSKRYPDDEHELEEVLTRHRTVLDELAATAGDEDRHVVVVTASWSASSQPIPRSAPVAAAIPGAQYWMSVRTEEDSAFRTWVWTHLYVDVVSLDDPGVEQLLRIVADDQTANALILAPDLSWLYAPYDGGADVYPATPEQRDELAAIHADWLSATDSGL; encoded by the coding sequence GTGAGCCCAGAGCCTGATCTCGACGACGCGCGGTGGCAGATCCGCGAGACCGTCGACGGCGTGGCGGGTGCGACCCGCCTGGAGATCCGTCTGGGCGAGGCGCACCGGAGGTATCCCTCGTCGGATGCCGAGGACGAGCCGGTGGCGGTGATCGACGACCCGACCACTATCGCGGAGGTGCTCGGCGTGATCGCCTCCGCGGATCCCTCGCTCCGCGTCGTCGCCCATTCGCTCGGCGGCTTGTCGCTGGACTTCTTCGCGGACGACGACGACTTTCTCGGCTCGGTGCAGATGCTCTCGCCGCGGTGGGTCCGGTCGTGGTGGTCCTACGACGCGCTGCTGTCGTCCACTGTCCTGGACAGCGTCGTGGCGAGCCTCGAGAGCCCGCCGTGGGACCCGCGCGCCGACGCCGCGATCGATGCTGCGCTGAGCGGCGCGGTCCTCGCACCGGCGTCGCAGGCGTCGTGGCTCGCCGGCGCGTGGGACAGCAGATGGCCCGGTCAGGAGCCGATCAGCTATCGGCTGCGCTCGGACGCCCGGTGGGTTCGGTTCCACAGCCTCCCGCAGTCGAAGCGGTACCCGGACGACGAGCACGAGCTCGAGGAGGTCCTCACGCGGCACCGCACCGTGCTCGACGAGCTCGCTGCCACAGCGGGTGACGAGGATCGTCACGTCGTCGTGGTGACGGCCTCGTGGTCGGCCAGCAGCCAGCCGATCCCGCGCTCGGCACCGGTCGCCGCGGCGATCCCCGGTGCGCAGTACTGGATGAGTGTGCGCACCGAGGAAGACTCGGCGTTCCGGACGTGGGTGTGGACGCACCTGTACGTCGACGTCGTCAGCCTCGACGACCCTGGCGTGGAGCAGCTGCTGCGCATCGTCGCGGACGACCAGACCGCCAACGCGCTGATCCTCGCCCCGGACCTGTCGTGGCTGTACGCGCCGTACGACGGGGGAGCGGACGTGTATCCGGCGACCCCTGAGCAGCGCGATGAGCTCGCGGCGATCCACGCCGACTGGCTGTCGGCGACCGACTCAGGGCTGTGA